A genomic region of Bactrocera dorsalis isolate Fly_Bdor chromosome 3, ASM2337382v1, whole genome shotgun sequence contains the following coding sequences:
- the LOC105226691 gene encoding tyrosine-protein kinase receptor codes for MPHCASKKSTASTTTPSRSLQVTIFLTSTPRTLLSILCTILVLNSWTSLTPVACQRPLLNHTSYNSIAAAQQHNYLGSGKQLRNGRTRDMPIPQATMSSLTQRGMLPYDDFDGPDGARAPPSLGGRGGGRGETSRRRLNLSGLGASVGRPNSGRGGIDSLRKELMKPSVGGPGGGISGTNVGYPSYSATSSIGKIDGLGSLGPADRYGDQLRPGVETQYPAHYQTPFVVNQADPTDAKPFRVSPKKSYNSISEIRKLNKQRFPPQGQADEPEGGVTNGNIDGHDGDVEEHRDPLEVIKEKMRNTAPKSSPYETQTDSTPSSEIEDQLGVKCTFENACAWKWAEGLHDGFQVISGMELVKKNMTGLYPGPIADATEDGNGHFLYARLLPTTEQVNLTSPQFSTTMEKCYLEVYMHQSDMSHGLSRVVVEPMDSQESSWVPAEIVGDNYRQWGRKFYRLGRISRDFRIVFEIVPKLGESQKAHVAIDNLHMVNCFPEGTKSEKCSTSQIKCMMNKVPVCIPLPRICDITKDCDDGEDELLNCDKIPYGGRCDFEQDWCGWRDSGKTMLTWSRHTGASPTHDTGPDGDHTQQHLLNATGGYYMLVNMNQHMNNSDKASQVGFASNAFMISKTFNPPPLVHGNPNSPYRNSCVVRFYIHQFGKNPGSINLSVVEMKEKENITTTLWWSSKNQGSDWLRAEYILPNITSKYFLHFEARKGMRIFSDVAVDDISLSPECFGLNIPKEHLNGYNYWDVRHNFRSPSHKDYEHKHYLELTTCDTRGMIGPTQLECEVAYNENNQSHVLNEVQVIEEESNYRGMQKWKVPHEGYYTIIAKGASGGLGSGGVGSSRGAMAVSVLELHKNEELYILVGQQGENACIKSLSAGREEGCGADGEELDLSKYSFSSKQHMVKNIYIENGAGGGGGGSFVFLLNSAKNEAVPLLIAGGGGGLGIGQYIDEDFQHGQKPNPNRFGVTGQIHGDQMNLKTAGPGGGWRAKSDQRLSLKYGAALLQGGYGGHSCYTEGLGNNNVSTVTKHGQGGFGGGGGGCNTGGGGGGYAGGDVYLNESNGEGGTSFISVSRSLKEFSIVYEGASSGSGSVIIIPAIEGCGCDYRCIALDEYRSSVRCICPDGWRLKKDNQTACEVLAEESSSYSYLIGFFIFLVVLLGAALTALIVILYNRYQRKKQAKLRHKMLLEQDLQLSRLRHNIDDSNLTNFNPNYGCDGILNGRVDVKQLPQIARESLRLVKALGQGAFGEVYQGFYRARDNDTVEMPVAVKTLPEMSTRQAEEDFLMEAAIMSKFNHPNMVHLLGVCFDRHPRFIVLELLAGGDLKNFLREGRSKPDRPSQLIMKDLLLCAEDVARGCEYMESKRFIHRDIAARNCLLSSRGPGRVVKIADFGMARDIYRSDYYRKGGKAMLPIKWMPPEAYVDGIFSVKTDVWSFGVLLWEVFSLGMMPYPGLQNPQVMKLVANGGRLGSPPACPPAIYRIMADCWNPTPEHRPNFHSLLNRIHEVTLDEELMMSSIPESIFHPLTANGDQVVLHPPGGEEFCLPIPQTSDYLIPLPSGAAVGLIANMDYASATEGSYDSTGAVATISTACSANICTPPAVASPNAPNVEFNIDGAAAAAMGDSDCWETSFILPNSKSDQPLLSGAVGGVGTTNANDSQRSIHDAVLNGVAAAGNLTNGHNSSSQHSPVLHNGMNGIKMNQLNHNNNNNNNNNNHHHHHQQEHPHADQHVVHEMEEAKLISLDTPQPTPTTIQPPLSFCSQLDGITLDPATLTKSLQQHKVGAGGIMNSAATSSYANVQMMPSSVNATHQLIGADVAMKELPLPNGGAGVGGVEKINGMIDATLPNGPSGVLNGVATVNGNGVAAAAVNADTAAPFTIQGYNDRYKDKHAEISC; via the exons ATGCCACACTGCGCGTCCAAGAAGTCCACAGCTTCGACGACGACGCCGTCGCGGTCGCTGCAGGTCACCATCTTTTTAACATCAACGCCACGCACGCTGCTCAGTATATTATGCACCATTTTGGTGCTAAACAGCTGGACCAGCTTAACGCCGGTGGCGTGCCAGCGGCCACTGCTCAATCACACCAGCTACAACTCGATTGCGGCCGCACAGCAGCACAACTATCTGGGCAGCGGCAAACAGCTGCGCAACGGACGCACACGCGATATGCCAATACCGCAAGCGACCATGTCGTCGTTGACGCAGCGTGGCATGTTGCCCTACGATGACTTCGACGGACCGGATGGCGCACGTGCGCCACCGTCCTTAGGTGGACGCGGTGGTGGACGCGGCGAAACTAGTCGACGGCGTCTAAATCTGTCCGGTTTGGGTGCGAGTGTTGGACGACCCAACAGTGGACGTGGTGGCATCGATTCGTTGCGCAAAGAGTTGATGAAACCGTCTGTGGGCGGACCAGGTGGCGGTATTAGTGGCACGAATGTCGGTTATCCATCCTATTCGGCGACTTCGTCCATAGGCAAGATAGATGGTTTGGGCAGTTTAGGACCGGCCGACCGTTATGGTGATCAATTGCGTCCGGGTGTGGAGACACAATATCCAGCACACTATCAAACGCCATTCGTTGTCAATCAAGCTG ACCCCACCGATGCCAAGCCGTTCCGTGTTAGCCCGAAGAAGTCGTACAATTCCATTTCGGAAATACGCAAATTGAATAAGCAACGTTTTCCGCCACAGGGACAAGCCGATGAACCGGAAGGCGGTGTCACCAATGGAAATATCGATGGCCATGACGGCGACGTTGAGGAACACAGAGATCCGTTGGAGGTGATCAAAGAGAAGATGCGCAATACAGCACCCAAATCG AGTCCTTACGAAACACAGACTGACTCCACACCTTCCTCGGAAATTGAAGATCAGCTTGGTGTGAAATGCACTTTTGAGAATGCTTGCGCATGGAAATGGGCCGAAGGACTACACGATGGCTTTCAAGTGATAAGCGGTATGGAGCTAGTAAAAAAGAATATGACCGGTCTATACCCTGGCCCTATAGCAGACGCCACCGAAGATGGAAATG GACACTTTTTATATGCGCGTCTGCTGCCCACCACTGAGCAAGTGAATCTCACATCCCCACAATTCAGCACAACCATGGAGAAATGTTACCTCGAAGTCTATATGCATCAAAGCGATATGAGTCATGGACTTTCGCGTGTCGTCGTCGAACCAATGGATTCGCAGGAGAGTTCATGGGTGCCAGCCGAAATTGTGGGCGACAACTATCGCCAATGGGGACGTAAATTCTATCGGCTCGGACGCATATCACGTGACTTCCGCATTGTTTTCGAGATTGTGCCCAAACTTGGCGAAAGTCAGAAGGCGCATGTGGCCATCGATAATTTACATATGGTCAATTGTTTCCCAGAGGGCACCAAATCGGAGAAATGCAGTACATCGCAAATAAAATGTATGATGAATAAAGTGCCGGTTTGTATACCGTTACCGCGTATTTGCGACATCACCAAAGACTGCGACGACGGCGAAGATGAGCTGCTTAATTGCG ACAAAATCCCTTATGGCGGCCGCTGCGACTTTGAGCAGGACTGGTGCGGTTGGCGTGACTCGGGCAAAACGATGCTCACGTGGTCGCGTCATACAGGTGCCTCACCCACACACGACACCGGACCCGATGGCGATCATACACAGCAGCATCTCTTGAACGCCACCGGTGGCTATTATATGCTCGTCAATATGAATCAACATATGAACAACTCGGATAAGGCGTCGCAGGTCGGTTTCGCCAGCAATGCGTTCATGATTAGTAAAACCTTCAATCCGCCACCGCTGGTGCACGGCAATCCGAATTCGCCGTATAGGAACTCATGCGTAGTACGATTTTACATACATCAGTTCGGTAAGAATCCGGGCAGCATCAATTTATCCGTTGTTGAGATGAAGGAAAAGGAGAATATAACAACGACGCTTTGGTGGAGTAGTAAGAATCAGGGTAGTGATTGGCTGCGCGCAGAATATATACTACCGAACATCACGTCCAA ATACTTCTTACACTTTGAAGCGCGCAAAGGCATGCGTATCTTCTCCGATGTGGCAGTCGATGATATTTCCTTAAGTCCCGAATGTTTCGGtttaaatataccaaaagaGCATCTTAACGGTTATAACTACTGGGACGTGCGGCATAATTTCCGAAGTCCATCGCATAAAGATTATGAGCATAAACACT ATCTAGAGTTAACAACATGTGACACGCGTGGTATGATAGGACCGACACAGCTGGAATGCGAGGTCGCCTATAACGAGAACAATCAAAGTCACGTATTAAACGAGGTGCAGGTTATCGAAGAAGAAAGTAACTATAGGGGTATGCAGAAATGGAAGGTGCCACACGAAGGTTACTACAC CATTATAGCTAAGGGCGCCAGCGGTGGTTTGGGTTCTGGCGGCGTTGGTTCCTCGCGTGGCGCCATGGCAGTGTCCGTGCTCGAGCTGCACAAAAATGAGGAGCTCTATATACTTGTGGGCCAACAGGGCGAGAATGCTTGCATTAAATCCTTGAGCGCTGGTCGTGAGGAAGGCTGTGGCGCCGATGGTGAGGAACTGGACTTGAGTAAATACAGTTTTAGTTCCAAACAACATATGGTGAAGAATATTTACATTGAGAATGGcgctggtggtggtggcggtggatCCTTTGTTTTCCTG CTAAACTCCGCTAAGAACGAGGCTGTACCGCTATTAATTgctggcggtggtggtggtctCGGTATTGGCCAGTATATCGATGAAGATTTCCAACATGGACAAAAGCCGAATCCGAACCGTTTTGGCGTTACGGGACAAATACATGGCGACCAAATGAATCTGAAGACTGCTGGTCCCGGCGGTGGTTGGCGTGCCAAAAGCGATCAAAGATTGAGTCTGAAGTATGGTGCGGCACTGTTGCAAGGTGGATATGGCGGACACTCATGCTACACTGAAGGTTTGGGCAACAACAACGTAAGCACAGTAACCAAGCACGGTCAAGGTGGTTTtggtggcggcggtggtggtTGCAATactggtggtggtggcggtggctATGCCGGTGGTGACGTCTATCTAAATGAATCGAACGGTGAGGGCGGCACTTCGTTTATTAGCGTTAGCCGTAGCCTGAAGGAGTTCAGCATTGTCTATGAGGGCGCGAGCAGTGGTTCCGGTTCGGTGATAATCATACCTGCTATCGAGGGCTGCGGCTGCGATTATCGTTGTATAGCGCTGGATGAATACCGGTCGTCGGTGCGTTGTATCTGCCCGGATGGCTGGCGTCTCAAGAAAGATAACCAAACTGCGTGTGAGG TGCTAGCCGAGGAGAGCTCGTCATACTCTTATCTCATCGGATTCTTTATATTCCTGGTTGTGCTATTGGGCGCCGCACTTACAGCGCTCATCGTCATTCTAT ATAATCGTTATCAGCGTAAAAAGCAGGCTAAACTGCGACACAAGATGCTTTTGGAACAGGATCTACAACTCAGTCGCTTGCGCCACAACATTGACGACTCAAATCTGACTAACTTTAATCCCAACTATGGCTGCGACGGCATACTTAATGGGCGGGTCGATGTCAAGCAACTGCCGCAAATCGCACGTGAGAGTTTAAGACTTGTAAA AGCACTAGGACAGGGCGCTTTTGGCGAAGTTTACCAAGGTTTCTATCGTGCACGTGACAATGATACCGTTGAAATGCCGGTGGCCGTAAAAACTCTACCGGAAATGTCCACacgccaagctgaagaagacttttTAATGGAGGCAGCCATAATGTCAAAATTCAATCATCCCAATATGGTACACCTACTTGGCGTCTGCTTTGATCGGCATCCACGTTTCATTGTACTCGAGCTGCTGGCTGGTGGCGATCTGAAGAACTTTTTACGTGAGGGCCGCAGCAAACCCGACCGTCCATCACAGCTCATCATGAAAGATCTGCTATTATGTGCCGAGGATGTGGCTAGAGGTTGCGAATATATGGAGAGCAAACGTTTTATACATCGTGACATAGCGGCACGCAATTGCCTACTGAGCAGCAGGGGTCCCGGCAGGGTGGTGAAAATTGCTGATTTCGGCATGGCGCGCGATATTTACCGCAGTGACTACTATCGCAAAGGTGGTAAAGCCATGCTACCTATTAAGTGGATGCCACCGGAAGCCTATGTGGATGGCATCTTCTCGGTCAAAACCGACGTATGGTCCTTCGGTGTGCTCTTGTGGGAG GTTTTCAGTTTGGGCATGATGCCATATCCGGGTTTACAGAATCCTCAAGTCATGAAACTGGTTGCTAATGGTGGACGCTTAGGCTCACCACCGGCTTGTCCACCAGCCATTTACCGTATAATGGCCGATTGCTGGAATCCTACACCAGAACATCGCCCAAATTTCCACAGCCTGCTAAACCGCATTCATGAGGTCACTTTA GATGAAGAACTAATGATGTCATCTATACCAGAAAGCATCTTTCATCCGCTAACAGCCAATGGCGATCAGGTTGTTTTGCATCCACCAGGCGGTGAAGAATTCTGCTTACCAATACCACAAACGTCCGACTATCTGATCCCGCTACCCAGCGGTGCCGCTGTCGGTCTAATCGCCAACATGGACTATGCCAGCGCAACTGAGGGTTCATACGACTCGACCGGTGCCGTAGCCACCATTTCAACGGCATGCAGCGCCAATATCTGTACACCACCAGCAGTTGCGTCACCTAATGCACCAAATGTCGAATTCAATATAGACGGCGCCGCCGCGGCCGCTATGGGTGACAGTGACTGTTGGGAGACTTCCTTCATCTTACCCAACTCCAAGAGCGATCAGCCGCTATTAAGCGGTGCTGTTGGCGGCGTGGGCACAACAAACGCCAACGACTCGCAGCGCAGCATACATGATGCCGTGTTGAATGGTGTGGCAGCAGCGGGCAATTTGACTAATGGCCACAACAGCAGTAGTCAACATTCACCGGTATTGCACAATGGCATGAATGGCATTAAGATGAATCAGCtcaatcacaacaacaataacaacaataataataataatcatcatcatcatcaccagCAGGAACATCCACATGCAGACCAGCATGTCGTGCACGAAATGGAGGAGGCCAAACTGATCAGCTTGGATACGCCACAACCGACACCGACTACCATACAGCCGCCACTGTCATTCTGCTCACAATTGGACGGCATCACACTCGATCCGGCGACGCTCACCAAGAGTCTGCAGCAGCATAAGGTTGGCGCTGGTGGCATTATGAACTCTGCCGCCACCTCATCCTATGCCAACGTGCAGATGATGCCGTCGTCGGTGAACGCAACGCATCAATTGATTGGCGCTGATGTGGCTATGAAGGAACTGCCACTGCCAAATGGTGGTGCTGGTGTTGGTGGGGTTGAAAAAATTAACGGTATGATCGATGCGACGCTGCCAAATGGACCGTCCGGTGTGTTGAATGGTGTGGCGACTGTAAATGGTAATGGTGTTGCGGCGGCGGCGGTGAATGCCGATACGGCGGCGCCATTCACAATACAGGGTTACAACGATCGTTACAAGGATAAACATGCCGAGATCAGCTGTTAG
- the LOC105226692 gene encoding F-box/LRR-repeat protein 2 gives MDFTKLKSNYYFLDDKAYTEDDLLVYNVTAYQLHGKVTELELRKYFSQFGDVLKVYLQRDKYATGTAEPPIGVVHFAHPLAAARALQRFSHELQKKRFFVNACESWEQPEAYRGGVDFNARIAALNLNGDLIDFYTTMRTNILQLNDECLETICLYLPLRDQIRFSRVCRRFRDIFKRICKCTSKVFNMNQLIGMTLWDIREFFEMAGANIEELFGAVPYNYQDRIDFISELSPRVRRVDLNCNNVESASLLRFLERFHAVTYVELHNFSLNDNSLLALRKLPNLRALILDQSFELTGKNLCKLYQLHELSLFGCENLQTSHFIDICKCLFNLRSLDIRHCKMLTSRAYSEMVRNCRQLEQLKISCEKEVNYDCVAQLHALRKLTVHSYGAVRETLFIALAAHKTQQLEKLEILARNCITHERAIYLSRLHQLRSLICPNNDNLTDECLFEFAERLKYLQELDIKNCRAVTNIGVLVLLRRCSQLKLVNIEQCEGITDDFVFDACDVLKQGGRTYAEPVLFRVAGTGIHEIIVQGLPQLEVGQLLQFSFVEENS, from the exons ATGGATTTTACAAAGC TTAAGTCCAATTACTACTTTCTTGATGATAAAGCATACACAGAAGATGACCTACTCGTATATAATGTCACAGCTTATCAATTGCATGGCAAA GTCACCGAATTAGAACTCCGCAAGtacttttcgcaatttggcgaTGTGCTCAAAGTGTATTTACAACGTGATAAATATGCAACAGGCACTGCGGAACCACCGATCGGTGTGGTGCATTTCGCGCACCCGCTGGCAGCAGCTAG GGCGTTGCAGCGTTTCTCgcatgaattgcaaaagaagCGTTTCTTTGTGAATGCATGCGAGAGTTGGGAGCAACCAGAAGCTTATAGAGGCGGCGTAGACTTCAACGCACGCATTGCTGCGCTAAATCTAAATGGTGATCTGATCGACTTTTATACAACTATGCGCACCAATATCTTGCAATTGAATGATGAGTGCTTAGAAACCATATGCCTTTATCTGCCATTACGTGATCAAATACGCTTTTCGCGTGTATGTCGGCGTTTTCGTGATATTTTTAAGCGCATTTGCAAGTGCACATCTAAAGTTTTCAACATGAATCAATTAATCGGCATGACATTATGGGATATAcgtgaattttttgaaatggcTGGCGCTAATATCGAAGAATTGTTTGGTGCAGTGCCTTATAATTATCAAGATCGCATAGACTTCATAAGCGAACTAAGTCCACGTGTGCGACGCGTCGATTTGAATTGCAATAATGTGGAATCCGCTAGTTTGTTGCGTTTTTTGGAACGTTTCCATGCAGTCACTTATGTGGAATTACATAATTTCTCGCTGAACGACAACTCTTTGCTTGCCTTAAGAAAACTGCCCAATTTGCGTGCGCTGATACTCGATCAGAGTTTCGAGTTGACAG GAAAAAATCTGTGTAAATTATATCAGCTGCACGAGCTTAGTCTTTTCGGTTGTGAAAATCTGCAGACCAGCCATTTCATCGACATCTGCAagtgtttatttaatttgcgtTCCCTAGACATACGCCACTGCAAAATGCTTACATCGCGCGCTTACAGCGAAATGGTGCGCAATTGTCGTCAATTAGAGCAGCtaaaaatatcctgtgaaaaAGAAGTGAACTACGATTGTGTAGCGCAATTACACGCACTACGTAAACTTACGGTGCACTCTTATGGCGCGGTGCGTGAAACGCTATTCATTGCGCTGGCAGCACACAAAACTCAGCAGCTGGAAAAACTCGAGATATTAGCAAGAAATTGCATCACACACGAACGTGCCATTTACCTATCAAGGTTGCATCAATTGCGCAGCCTAATCTGCCCTAATAATGACAATCTAACCGATGAGTGTCTCTTCGAGTTCGCCGAACGCCTAAAATACTTGCAGGAACTTGACATTAAAAATTGTCGCGCCGTGACAAACATTGGCGTTTTGGTGTTGTTGCGTCGTTGTTCACAGCTAAAACTTGTTAATATCGAGCAATGTGAGGGTATAACGGATGATTTCGTATTCGATGCTTGTGATGTGCTGAAACAGGGTGGACGCACTTATGCGGAGCCAGTGCTGTTTCGCGTCGCCGGCACCGGTATACACGAAATCATTGTGCAG GGTTTACCGCAGCTGGAAGTGGGCCAATTGTTACAATTTTCCTTCGTTGAAGAGAATTCCTAG